GGCcacggctgttttataacatgcacgcgtctaTGTGCacttaattttaagtgggtgcatgcctgCGAATGCCACTTCTGCCACGATAACAAGCGAGAATATAAACCAGGAACAGAGTAACCAGAAACGATAGCAGCAAGTCGACATCTGCGGGATAACAAAGAAGCTGCAAGCCTCAGGACTAGTTTAGCATGAATGTATGTAAGGCGCTGAGCGTCCACAAACAGCAGGACACTCGCACATCCCACACGCATGCCACACAAAATCAGCAAGTTCTCCTACAAACATCACCGACACCACCGAGTGTGGAAACCCAATCGTTTTAAATGGTCTCTAAGCGATACAGTCAAAAGATTGTAAAGAGACATCCAAGCTAGCTTATAGTCATTAGGCAATTCCCCGTGCGTGCATAACACATCTAATCTTTCTATATGCATCCAGGCAGCCATGACATTAAACCACGATGCAAGAGGAGGAGGATCCAAACGTTCAATATACAGCAAAAAGCCACTAATACGCCCACATACACAAGGAGGTGGATATATGAAATAGAGGAGAccgcaggaacaaaaaaaaacggCCATCAAAGGAAAGACGAGCCCCAGTAACTATGAACCAGAGAGAAAACTTCCTCgcagaaaggggaaaaaatatCTTAGGACACAGGAGAAATTTATGAATTAAAGAATCGATTCTGCATTGGGGACGAGAATCACAATGAGTTATGCCAAATTTATCAATGCAATTATTTATAATATAACTCCTGAAATTTAGCATCCAGGCAAAGTTTTAAACAATATTCAAAGCAAAGACTAAATATCCTTGGCAGAAATATTAAGACCAGTCATTCAAGACCAGGAGTGTGCAAGATCAGTCAGTAAATCAGGATTCACCTTATATAAGCGAAGTTTATAGCACCATGAAAACCTATCTGACCTTTTCCCCATTGATCGCATGATCACTACCAAAGAGTCCGAATGAAATAACCCTGGATAAGACCATGGCAGATGACAAATATAACGTCTGGCCTGTAAAAACCCATAGAAATGAGATCTGGAAATCTGTTATTTATATATCATACAGttgtttaaacaaacaaacaaaaagacatTGATCATCTAAACAATACACATTCCCTGCCCTGCCATATTTGAAATATCCCACCTCACAAACCCAGAGAAAATTGCGGGTTACCAACTAGTGGTAACAAGTCCGATGCTTCAGTGAGATCTCTCCAAAGCTTGCAATAAATAATGTCACACAAGCTGAACAGGTCGAAACAAACAAGGTTGTCGCAGCTCATCCGGTAGTTCACCGTCAGGAGTATGCAGCCAACCAAGGAGAGAGAACGCCGATTTAGCAGCTACTATATTAGGGACACAAAAGACATACAAATAGCAGTGATCCActcccacaaaaaaataaaaacgtaATTGACAAGCGACATTATAAATTCTGTCAGGTAAGTTCAGATCCCCATAAGATTTTGGACACATCAATTTAGTATAGCTAATTCTAGCTCTCTTACCCCACCATAGGAAGTGGACAATTATGTATTTTGGGCACGCTATATCTTTATTTGGGATCCAACATGGcactattttaattttgtatagTAGCTTAGAGAATATTACCATTTTATATAAAGCACATCTACCAAGCAAGGTAAGTGGTAGATCCACCCAGCCTTGTAGCTAATATTGAATTTCTGTAAAGAGAGATCTTATATTTGCAGCATAATGTTACGTGCATCGGCCACAGCAGACCCgcagctcggccccctcacctctttctgaataatccagtgcctggtccctcgtccctGGCAGCGGTAgggccaccggctccatcctcgggtcgcccctggtgcctccggctctgctacagATCGGCAAAAATGCATTCAGACCTTGTAAAACAAATGATAATTAACTAAAGATATAGAAATGGAACAAATGTTTTAGGGGAAaaaaagccagattttaaaaacttgcggaAATTGATATTCCAAGCTACAGTGCAGAAGCATCGCTAAATATAAGGGAAGTGTGCACATTTCTGTCCTATAACTGACACTGTTTGTTAGATACCGAGACAATattttcccttttccagatatGGACGCCTGTACACAGTGCCCAGATGACAAATGGTCCAATCAGAGGAGAGACGCCTGCATCCCGAAAGTGATAACCTTTCTGTCCTATGAAGACCCTTTGGCGATAGCTTTGAGTGTAATCAGCGTTTGCTTTTTTCTCGTCACTGCTGTCATTCTCGGAATCTTCATTAATTACCAAGACACTCCCATAGTGAGAGCCAACAACCGGGAACTCAGCTACATTCTCCTTGTTTCCCTCATGCTCTGCTTCCTCTGTTCCTTGATATTCATCGGCCGTCCTGAGGACATGACCTGCATCCTCCGACAGACTGTCTTTGGGATCActttttccatctctctctcctccattctgGCGAAAACCATCACCGTGGTCATGGCCTTCCATGCCACCAAGCCGGGAAGCAAGCTCCGGGAATGGATGGGTTCCAGGGTCTCAAACTCTGTTGTCCTTTCCTGTTCCCTTCTTCAAGCCCTGATATGCTCTGTATGGTTGAGTACTGCTCCCCCATTTCTGTACCTGAACATGCATTCAGAAGCTGGAACAATACTAATCGAATGCAACGAAGGGTCAACCATGGCATTTTACTGGGTTCTGGGCTACCTGGGATTTCTGGCTGGCGTCAGCTTCATGGTGGCTTTTCTGGCAAGAAACCTACCCGGAGGTTTCAACGAGGCCAAGCACATCACCTTCAGCATGCTGGTGTTCTGCAGCGTGTGGGTGTCCTTCATCCCAACCTACCTGAGCACCAGGGGCAAGTACACGGTGGCGGTGGAGATATTTGCTATCCTGGCCTCCAGCGCCGGACTGCTGGGCTGCATCTTTATCCCCAAGTGCTACGTTATTATAGCCAGGCCTGACAGGAACCACAGGGCATTCTTAACAAAAAACTGGGACGATTAATATTTGCGCAAGCCAAGGACAATTTTAAACATTACTTGCAGCAGTTAGGCCGTCCCTAGGCTGATTGATCTGTGCTTTACCCAGGAGCTCTCTCACTGATAGGGGAAAATGGTTGTGTTcccaatttttaaagaaaaataaatgtttatttacaaATTTCAGCATTTCATTTCCTCATCTAGGAG
The DNA window shown above is from Rhinatrema bivittatum chromosome 19, aRhiBiv1.1, whole genome shotgun sequence and carries:
- the LOC115080429 gene encoding vomeronasal type-2 receptor 26-like, which encodes MSVPYIRLLGLHVGSLLKMLPLPLQLHPYLKNMHFKNVLGEEMVSDQNGNLIIGYDILNIVCLPNKTMTSEIVGNYNPNAPSGQEFTINEKAIVWDSTFTQIPPRSKCSESCSPGYRKLPRRGEPVCCYDCIPCPDSEVANQTDMDACTQCPDDKWSNQRRDACIPKVITFLSYEDPLAIALSVISVCFFLVTAVILGIFINYQDTPIVRANNRELSYILLVSLMLCFLCSLIFIGRPEDMTCILRQTVFGITFSISLSSILAKTITVVMAFHATKPGSKLREWMGSRVSNSVVLSCSLLQALICSVWLSTAPPFLYLNMHSEAGTILIECNEGSTMAFYWVLGYLGFLAGVSFMVAFLARNLPGGFNEAKHITFSMLVFCSVWVSFIPTYLSTRGKYTVAVEIFAILASSAGLLGCIFIPKCYVIIARPDRNHRAFLTKNWDD